The following coding sequences are from one Nicotiana tomentosiformis chromosome 3, ASM39032v3, whole genome shotgun sequence window:
- the LOC104084759 gene encoding uncharacterized protein, with the protein MNISEQNLFNTTTTTTTCLFFLLISLSTTTIFFSSGDREAASVFPFIAAAAFAAVVVAGLIVLAVRTTIVAWITVLVLLAFVGKRRRVLAKDGKKITSEVAVYVANEVIKEKGLVAISGVLMILGLMALF; encoded by the coding sequence ATGAATATCTCGGAACAAAACCTTTTCAACACGACCACTACAACCACGACTTGTTTGTTTTTTCTCTTGATTTCGTTATCTACTACTACTATTTTCTTCTCCTCTGGTGACAGGGAAGCCGCCTCTGTTTTCCCTTTTATAGCTGCCGCCGCTTTTGCCGCCGTTGTGGTGGCCGGACTCATTGTCCTGGCCGTCAGAACCACCATTGTGGCGTGGATCACGGTGCTGGTACTCTTAGCTTTCGTCGGAAAGCGCCGCCGTGTTCTTGCTAAGGATGGGAAGAAGATTACATCGGAGGTGGCAGTTTATGTGGCTAATGAAGTGATTAAGGAGAAGGGATTAGTTGCTATCTCTGGAGTTCTTATGATTCTGGGTTTAATGGCATTGTTTTGA
- the LOC104084758 gene encoding protein DETOXIFICATION 16-like isoform X1 produces MIRERNSEFLLEFPLLSNIEKGSRNPEDHDKWCCDIAEAIEELKKQLELAGPLVLVSFLQYFLQMISIMFVGHLEELPLSSATLATSFAGVTGFSFMLGLGSAMETLCGQAYGAKQYHMLGIHMQRGMLVLVAIGIPISIIWAFAGHIFAFCGQDLELSIHAGLYARWLIPSIFPYGLLQCQLRFLQTQSRVKPLVISTGFTSLIHVFLCWALVFKFGMGNKGAALCNAISYWINVLLLALYIRFSSSCKETWTGFSKEGGRNLPSFLSLAIPSALMVCLEQWSYEFLVLMSGLLPNPKLETSMMAIRLVQNSRCVLTLLGYFVLVFWYKALFDSIHHPYYLFTFPSLSTSSLVFRIPFGFGSAVSTRVANELGAGRPKAAKLATRIVLLLAVVEGLVLSGIAVAARNVWGYIYTNEEEVVKYLAAIMPVLALSNFMDGIQGVLSGIARGCGWQKLGALVNLGAYYLAGLPCAVILTFVFHFGGKGLWTGIISGSGLQALILQLITLCTNWELQARKVESRVQVFETASMP; encoded by the exons ATGATCAGGGAAAGAAACTCCGAATTTCTTCTTGAATTTCCTCTTCTTTCCAACATTGAAAAAGGTTCACGGAATCCTGAAGATCATGACAAGTGGTGTTGTGATATAGCTGAGGCTATTGAAGAGCTAAAGAAACAACTAGAATTAGCAGGACCTCTTGTTCTTGTGAGTTTTTTGCAGTACTTTTTGCAGATGATATCTATCATGTTTGTTGGTCATCTTGAAGAGCTTCCTCTTTCTAGTGCAACTTTAGCCACTTCTTTTGCTGGAGTAACTGGTTTCAGCTTCATG CTAGGATTGGGAAGTGCAATGGAAACATTATGTGGACAAGCTTATGGGGCAAAACAGTATCATATGCTTGGGATACACATGCAAAGAGGTATGCTTGTGTTGGTGGCTATTGGCATTCCCATATCGATTATATGGGCATTCGCCGGGCACATATTTGCTTTCTGTGGACAAGATTTGGAACTTTCAATCCATGCCGGATTGTATGCTCGTTGGTTAATTCCCAGCATTTTTCCTTATGGACTCCTTCAATGCCAACTAAGGTTCCTGCAAACACAAAGCAGAGTCAAACCACTTGTGATCAGCACTGGTTTTACGAGTTTAATTCATGTCTTCTTGTGTTGGGCATTGGTTTTCAAATTCGGTATGGGAAACAAAGGGGCTGCACTCTGTAATGCCATATCTTATTGGATTAATGTGCTGCTTTTGGCCCTTTATATAAGGTTTTCATCATCATGCAAAGAAACATGGACGGGGTTCTCCAAGGAAGGTGGAAGAAACCTTCCCAGTTTTCTATCATTAGCTATCCCTTCAGCACTTATGGTCTG CTTAGAGCAGTGGTCCTATGAGTTTCTGGTGCTCATGTCAGGGCTGCTTCCAAATCCAAAGCTTGAGACATCTATGATGGCCATCAGGTTAGTACAGAATTCCCGTTGTGTACTAACTCTTCTTGGTTACTTTGTGTTGGTATTTTGGTATAAAGCTTTATTTGATTCAATTCATCACCCATATTATCTTTTCACCTTTCCCAGCCTAAGTACCAGTTCTCTGGTCTTCAGGATTCCCTTTGGATTTGGTAGTGCAGTAAG TACGAGGGTAGCGAATGAGTTGGGGGCAGGGAGACCGAAAGCAGCAAAGTTAGCAACACGCATTGTCCTACTTCTTGCTGTGGTAGAGGGTCTGGTACTGAGTGGAATAGCAGTTGCAGCAAGAAATGTGTGGGGATATATATACACTAACGAAGAGGAAGTTGTGAAATATCTAGCTGCAATAATGCCAGTGCTTGCATTATCCAACTTCATGGATGGAATCCAAGGAGTTCTTTCAG GTATTGCAAGAGGATGTGGTTGGCAGAAACTTGGTGCACTAGTCAATCTTGGAGCCTATTATCTTGCTGGACTTCCTTGtgcagtcattttaacttttgtCTTCCATTTTGGAGGAAAG GGTCTTTGGACAGGAATTATAAGTGGAAGTGGTCTTCAAGCGTTAATTCTTCAACTTATTACCTTATGTACGAATTGGGAGCTTCAG GCAAGGAAAGTCGAGAGTAGGGTACAGGTTTTTGAAACAGCTAGTATGCCATGA
- the LOC104084758 gene encoding protein DETOXIFICATION 16-like isoform X3, with translation METLCGQAYGAKQYHMLGIHMQRGMLVLVAIGIPISIIWAFAGHIFAFCGQDLELSIHAGLYARWLIPSIFPYGLLQCQLRFLQTQSRVKPLVISTGFTSLIHVFLCWALVFKFGMGNKGAALCNAISYWINVLLLALYIRFSSSCKETWTGFSKEGGRNLPSFLSLAIPSALMVCLEQWSYEFLVLMSGLLPNPKLETSMMAIRLVQNSRCVLTLLGYFVLVFWYKALFDSIHHPYYLFTFPSLSTSSLVFRIPFGFGSAVSTRVANELGAGRPKAAKLATRIVLLLAVVEGLVLSGIAVAARNVWGYIYTNEEEVVKYLAAIMPVLALSNFMDGIQGVLSGIARGCGWQKLGALVNLGAYYLAGLPCAVILTFVFHFGGKGLWTGIISGSGLQALILQLITLCTNWELQARKVESRVQVFETASMP, from the exons ATGGAAACATTATGTGGACAAGCTTATGGGGCAAAACAGTATCATATGCTTGGGATACACATGCAAAGAGGTATGCTTGTGTTGGTGGCTATTGGCATTCCCATATCGATTATATGGGCATTCGCCGGGCACATATTTGCTTTCTGTGGACAAGATTTGGAACTTTCAATCCATGCCGGATTGTATGCTCGTTGGTTAATTCCCAGCATTTTTCCTTATGGACTCCTTCAATGCCAACTAAGGTTCCTGCAAACACAAAGCAGAGTCAAACCACTTGTGATCAGCACTGGTTTTACGAGTTTAATTCATGTCTTCTTGTGTTGGGCATTGGTTTTCAAATTCGGTATGGGAAACAAAGGGGCTGCACTCTGTAATGCCATATCTTATTGGATTAATGTGCTGCTTTTGGCCCTTTATATAAGGTTTTCATCATCATGCAAAGAAACATGGACGGGGTTCTCCAAGGAAGGTGGAAGAAACCTTCCCAGTTTTCTATCATTAGCTATCCCTTCAGCACTTATGGTCTG CTTAGAGCAGTGGTCCTATGAGTTTCTGGTGCTCATGTCAGGGCTGCTTCCAAATCCAAAGCTTGAGACATCTATGATGGCCATCAGGTTAGTACAGAATTCCCGTTGTGTACTAACTCTTCTTGGTTACTTTGTGTTGGTATTTTGGTATAAAGCTTTATTTGATTCAATTCATCACCCATATTATCTTTTCACCTTTCCCAGCCTAAGTACCAGTTCTCTGGTCTTCAGGATTCCCTTTGGATTTGGTAGTGCAGTAAG TACGAGGGTAGCGAATGAGTTGGGGGCAGGGAGACCGAAAGCAGCAAAGTTAGCAACACGCATTGTCCTACTTCTTGCTGTGGTAGAGGGTCTGGTACTGAGTGGAATAGCAGTTGCAGCAAGAAATGTGTGGGGATATATATACACTAACGAAGAGGAAGTTGTGAAATATCTAGCTGCAATAATGCCAGTGCTTGCATTATCCAACTTCATGGATGGAATCCAAGGAGTTCTTTCAG GTATTGCAAGAGGATGTGGTTGGCAGAAACTTGGTGCACTAGTCAATCTTGGAGCCTATTATCTTGCTGGACTTCCTTGtgcagtcattttaacttttgtCTTCCATTTTGGAGGAAAG GGTCTTTGGACAGGAATTATAAGTGGAAGTGGTCTTCAAGCGTTAATTCTTCAACTTATTACCTTATGTACGAATTGGGAGCTTCAG GCAAGGAAAGTCGAGAGTAGGGTACAGGTTTTTGAAACAGCTAGTATGCCATGA
- the LOC104084758 gene encoding protein DETOXIFICATION 16-like isoform X2, with amino-acid sequence MIRERNSEFLLEFPLLSNIEKGSRNPEDHDKWCCDIAEAIEELKKQLELAGPLVLVSFLQYFLQMISIMFVGHLEELPLSSATLATSFAGVTGFSFMLGLGSAMETLCGQAYGAKQYHMLGIHMQRGMLVLVAIGIPISIIWAFAGHIFAFCGQDLELSIHAGLYARWLIPSIFPYGLLQCQLRFLQTQSRVKPLVISTGFTSLIHVFLCWALVFKFGMGNKGAALCNAISYWINVLLLALYIRFSSSCKETWTGFSKEGGRNLPSFLSLAIPSALMVCLEQWSYEFLVLMSGLLPNPKLETSMMAISLSTSSLVFRIPFGFGSAVSTRVANELGAGRPKAAKLATRIVLLLAVVEGLVLSGIAVAARNVWGYIYTNEEEVVKYLAAIMPVLALSNFMDGIQGVLSGIARGCGWQKLGALVNLGAYYLAGLPCAVILTFVFHFGGKGLWTGIISGSGLQALILQLITLCTNWELQARKVESRVQVFETASMP; translated from the exons ATGATCAGGGAAAGAAACTCCGAATTTCTTCTTGAATTTCCTCTTCTTTCCAACATTGAAAAAGGTTCACGGAATCCTGAAGATCATGACAAGTGGTGTTGTGATATAGCTGAGGCTATTGAAGAGCTAAAGAAACAACTAGAATTAGCAGGACCTCTTGTTCTTGTGAGTTTTTTGCAGTACTTTTTGCAGATGATATCTATCATGTTTGTTGGTCATCTTGAAGAGCTTCCTCTTTCTAGTGCAACTTTAGCCACTTCTTTTGCTGGAGTAACTGGTTTCAGCTTCATG CTAGGATTGGGAAGTGCAATGGAAACATTATGTGGACAAGCTTATGGGGCAAAACAGTATCATATGCTTGGGATACACATGCAAAGAGGTATGCTTGTGTTGGTGGCTATTGGCATTCCCATATCGATTATATGGGCATTCGCCGGGCACATATTTGCTTTCTGTGGACAAGATTTGGAACTTTCAATCCATGCCGGATTGTATGCTCGTTGGTTAATTCCCAGCATTTTTCCTTATGGACTCCTTCAATGCCAACTAAGGTTCCTGCAAACACAAAGCAGAGTCAAACCACTTGTGATCAGCACTGGTTTTACGAGTTTAATTCATGTCTTCTTGTGTTGGGCATTGGTTTTCAAATTCGGTATGGGAAACAAAGGGGCTGCACTCTGTAATGCCATATCTTATTGGATTAATGTGCTGCTTTTGGCCCTTTATATAAGGTTTTCATCATCATGCAAAGAAACATGGACGGGGTTCTCCAAGGAAGGTGGAAGAAACCTTCCCAGTTTTCTATCATTAGCTATCCCTTCAGCACTTATGGTCTG CTTAGAGCAGTGGTCCTATGAGTTTCTGGTGCTCATGTCAGGGCTGCTTCCAAATCCAAAGCTTGAGACATCTATGATGGCCATCAG CCTAAGTACCAGTTCTCTGGTCTTCAGGATTCCCTTTGGATTTGGTAGTGCAGTAAG TACGAGGGTAGCGAATGAGTTGGGGGCAGGGAGACCGAAAGCAGCAAAGTTAGCAACACGCATTGTCCTACTTCTTGCTGTGGTAGAGGGTCTGGTACTGAGTGGAATAGCAGTTGCAGCAAGAAATGTGTGGGGATATATATACACTAACGAAGAGGAAGTTGTGAAATATCTAGCTGCAATAATGCCAGTGCTTGCATTATCCAACTTCATGGATGGAATCCAAGGAGTTCTTTCAG GTATTGCAAGAGGATGTGGTTGGCAGAAACTTGGTGCACTAGTCAATCTTGGAGCCTATTATCTTGCTGGACTTCCTTGtgcagtcattttaacttttgtCTTCCATTTTGGAGGAAAG GGTCTTTGGACAGGAATTATAAGTGGAAGTGGTCTTCAAGCGTTAATTCTTCAACTTATTACCTTATGTACGAATTGGGAGCTTCAG GCAAGGAAAGTCGAGAGTAGGGTACAGGTTTTTGAAACAGCTAGTATGCCATGA